In Pseudobdellovibrionaceae bacterium, the following proteins share a genomic window:
- a CDS encoding type II toxin-antitoxin system HigB family toxin — translation MDIWLQKCEAADWKKFSDVRKTFNSVDIRGNEFIFDIAGNNFRLIARVRFEEGILTVVEILTHEEYSWRS, via the coding sequence TTGGATATTTGGCTTCAAAAGTGTGAAGCAGCCGACTGGAAGAAGTTTTCTGACGTCAGAAAGACCTTTAACTCAGTCGATATTAGGGGCAATGAGTTCATCTTTGATATCGCCGGCAACAACTTCAGACTTATTGCCAGAGTCAGATTTGAGGAAGGAATTCTCACCGTCGTCGAGATCCTTACTCATGAAGAATACAGCTGGAGGTCCTAG
- a CDS encoding helix-turn-helix domain-containing protein — protein sequence MLNLKKILEDPDLELAYSCKASAPLSEISSSKEYQAHLESLESFYEAKDQVTSKQAKKIISDTIKHTANLVEAYEKNLYTSGKKDSATILASFMADFGLKQNDLAADFGSQSIVSEVLNGKRKITIEAAKKLAKRFSVSPTLFLDI from the coding sequence ATGCTCAATTTAAAGAAGATCCTGGAAGATCCCGATTTGGAATTGGCCTATAGCTGCAAAGCTTCTGCTCCTTTGTCGGAAATTAGCTCCAGTAAGGAGTATCAGGCTCATTTAGAGTCCCTTGAAAGCTTCTATGAGGCTAAGGATCAAGTGACCTCAAAGCAGGCCAAAAAGATCATCTCTGATACCATTAAGCACACGGCCAATCTCGTCGAAGCCTATGAAAAAAACCTCTACACAAGTGGCAAAAAGGATTCAGCGACAATACTGGCATCTTTTATGGCTGATTTTGGTCTCAAACAGAATGATCTGGCAGCTGACTTTGGCTCCCAAAGCATTGTGTCTGAAGTGCTAAACGGCAAAAGAAAGATCACTATCGAAGCGGCCAAAAAGCTGGCCAAACGCTTTTCCGTCTCCCCCACCTTATTTCTGGACATCTGA
- a CDS encoding uracil phosphoribosyltransferase, translated as MELKHHYGKQIHILDSDYLTTLLWRLCSPETHQPLVNQLVEVLYSGIVKRVMDKEFPQMAIEAPTRMTALHPGKVYTGSVLDQNQSAVVVNLARAGTLPSYVCYQTLNFLLNPQGVRQDHIMAARKTDASGAVIGTDFGASKIGGPVDKSVVLFPDPMGATGGTIVSALDYYKSTVEGKAAKYVALHLIVTPEYLKRVTESHPDLIVYAIRLDRGLSSDEVLRTELGARWDEERGLDDHHYIVPGGGGLGEIMNNSFV; from the coding sequence ATGGAACTCAAGCACCATTACGGCAAACAGATTCATATTCTGGACAGCGATTATCTGACCACTCTGTTGTGGAGACTTTGTTCACCCGAGACCCATCAGCCCCTAGTCAATCAACTGGTCGAAGTCCTTTACTCAGGAATTGTGAAGCGAGTGATGGACAAAGAGTTTCCACAAATGGCCATTGAGGCTCCGACCCGAATGACGGCTCTTCACCCGGGCAAGGTCTATACCGGTAGTGTGTTGGATCAAAATCAATCGGCGGTAGTGGTCAATCTGGCCAGAGCCGGCACTCTTCCCAGTTACGTTTGTTATCAAACTCTCAATTTTTTGCTCAACCCTCAGGGCGTACGCCAGGATCACATCATGGCGGCACGCAAGACCGACGCCTCAGGCGCCGTTATCGGAACTGATTTTGGTGCCAGCAAGATTGGCGGACCAGTTGATAAAAGTGTTGTGTTGTTTCCCGATCCCATGGGCGCCACCGGCGGGACGATTGTCTCCGCACTCGATTATTACAAATCCACCGTCGAAGGAAAGGCTGCCAAGTACGTGGCCCTTCATTTGATCGTCACTCCCGAGTACCTGAAGCGAGTGACCGAAAGCCATCCTGATCTCATCGTCTACGCCATTCGCCTGGATCGGGGACTCAGCTCCGACGAAGTCCTGCGCACCGAACTCGGCGCCCGCTGGGACGAAGAGCGTGGCCTCGACGATCATCATTATATCGTCCCCGGCGGCGGCGGCCTGGGCGAAATCATGAACAACTCATTTGTGTGA